Proteins encoded by one window of Homo sapiens chromosome 6 genomic scaffold, GRCh38.p14 alternate locus group ALT_REF_LOCI_6 HSCHR6_MHC_QBL_CTG1:
- the TCF19 gene encoding transcription factor 19 isoform 3 (isoform 3 is encoded by transcript variant 12; The RefSeq protein has 1 substitution compared to this genomic sequence), which produces MLPCFQLLRIGGGRGGDLYTFHPPAGAGCTYRLGHRADLCDVALRPQQEPGLISGIHAELHAEPRGDDWRVSLEDHSSQGTLVNNVRLPRGHRLELSDGDLLTFGPEGPPGTSPSEFYFMFQQAASASSGPSPSPSPLVGVDQRACLFPPHLGKWGPRLLLHHNAIGGNLFTECWRNWMMRVSLLRTRHRSLWSPGRNSV; this is translated from the exons ATGCTGCCCTGCTTCCAACTGCTGCGCATAGGGGGCGGCAGGGGCGGTGATCTCTACACCTTCCACCCCCCCGCCGGGGCTGGCTGCACCTATCGCTTGGGCCACAGGGCCGACCTGTGTGATGTGGCCCTGCGGCCCCAGCAGGAGCCTGGCCTCATCTCTGGGATCCACGCCGAACTGCATGCCGAGCCCCGGGGTGATGACTGGAGGGTCAGCCTGGAAGACCACAGCAGCCAAG GTACTTTGGTCAATAATGTCCGACTCCCAAGAGGTCACAGGCTGGAATTGAGTGATGGAGACCTCCTGACCTTTGGCCCTGAAGGGCCCCCAGGAACCAGCCCCTCGGAGTTCTACTTCATGTTCCAACAA GCAGCCTCAGCAAGCTCCGGCCCCAGCCCCTCACCTTCTCCCCTAGTTGGGGTGGACCAAAGAGCCTGCCTGTTCCCGCCCCACCTGGGGAAGTGGGGACCACGCCTTCTGCTCCACCCCAACGCAATCGGAGGAAATCTGTTCACCGAGTGTTGGCGGAACTGGATGATGAGAGTGAGCCTCCTGAGAACCCGCCACCGGTCCTTATGGAGCCCAGGAAGAAACTCCGTGTAG
- the TCF19 gene encoding transcription factor 19 isoform 1 (isoform 1 is encoded by transcript variant 3; The RefSeq protein has 1 substitution compared to this genomic sequence) codes for MLPCFQLLRIGGGRGGDLYTFHPPAGAGCTYRLGHRADLCDVALRPQQEPGLISGIHAELHAEPRGDDWRVSLEDHSSQGTLVNNVRLPRGHRLELSDGDLLTFGPEGPPGTSPSEFYFMFQQVRVKPQDFAAITIPRSRGEARVGAGFRPMLPSQGAPQRPLSTFSPAPKATLILNSIGSLSKLRPQPLTFSPSWGGPKSLPVPAPPGEMGTTPSAPPQRNRRKSVHRVLAELDDESEPPENPPPVLMEPRKKLRVDKAPLTPTGNRRGRPRKYPVSAPMAPPAVGGGEPCAAPCCCLPQEETVAWVQCDGCDVWFHVACVGCSIQAAREADFRCPGCRAGIQT; via the exons ATGCTGCCCTGCTTCCAACTGCTGCGCATAGGGGGCGGCAGGGGCGGTGATCTCTACACCTTCCACCCCCCCGCCGGGGCTGGCTGCACCTATCGCTTGGGCCACAGGGCCGACCTGTGTGATGTGGCCCTGCGGCCCCAGCAGGAGCCTGGCCTCATCTCTGGGATCCACGCCGAACTGCATGCCGAGCCCCGGGGTGATGACTGGAGGGTCAGCCTGGAAGACCACAGCAGCCAAG GTACTTTGGTCAATAATGTCCGACTCCCAAGAGGTCACAGGCTGGAATTGAGTGATGGAGACCTCCTGACCTTTGGCCCTGAAGGGCCCCCAGGAACCAGCCCCTCGGAGTTCTACTTCATGTTCCAACAAGTACGAGTCAAGCCTCAGGACTTTGCTGCCATTACCATCCCACGGTCTAGGGGAGAAGCCCGGGTTGGGGCTGGTTTCCGGCCTATGCTGCCCTCCCAGGGGGCTCCACAGCGGCCTCTCAGCACCTTCTCCCCTGCCCCCAAGGCCACACTGATCCTAAACTCCATAGGCAGCCTCAGCAAGCTCCGGCCCCAGCCCCTCACCTTCTCCCCTAGTTGGGGTGGACCAAAGAGCCTGCCTGTTCCCGCCCCACCTGGGGAAGTGGGGACCACGCCTTCTGCTCCACCCCAACGCAATCGGAGGAAATCTGTTCACCGAGTGTTGGCGGAACTGGATGATGAGAGTGAGCCTCCTGAGAACCCGCCACCGGTCCTTATGGAGCCCAGGAAGAAACTCCGTGTAGACAAAGCCCCACTGACTCCCACTGG AAATCGACGTGGCCGTCCTCGGAAGTACCCAGTGAGCGCTCCCATGGCTCCCCCTGCAGTTGGGGGCGGGGAGCCCTGTGCAGCTCCTTGTTGCTGCCTGCCCCAGGAAGAGACAGTGGCCTGGGTTCAGTGTGATGGCTGTGACGTCTGGTTCCATGTGGCCTGTGTTGGCTGCAGCATCCAGGCTGCCAGGGAGGCCGACTTCCGATGCCCAGGGTGCCGGGCTGGCATTCAGACCTAA
- the TCF19 gene encoding transcription factor 19 isoform 2 (isoform 2 is encoded by transcript variant 10; The RefSeq protein has 1 substitution compared to this genomic sequence), which translates to MLPCFQLLRIGGGRGGDLYTFHPPAGAGCTYRLGHRADLCDVALRPQQEPGLISGIHAELHAEPRGDDWRVSLEDHSSQGTLVNNVRLPRGHRLELSDGDLLTFGPEGPPGTSPSEFYFMFQQVRVKPQDFAAITIPRSRGEARVGAGFRPMLPSQGAPQRPLSTFSPAPKATLILNSIGSLSKLRPQPLTFSPSWGGPKSLPVPAPPGEMGTTPSAPPQRNRRKSVHRVLAELDDESEPPENPPPVLMEPRKKLRVDKAPLTPTGRE; encoded by the exons ATGCTGCCCTGCTTCCAACTGCTGCGCATAGGGGGCGGCAGGGGCGGTGATCTCTACACCTTCCACCCCCCCGCCGGGGCTGGCTGCACCTATCGCTTGGGCCACAGGGCCGACCTGTGTGATGTGGCCCTGCGGCCCCAGCAGGAGCCTGGCCTCATCTCTGGGATCCACGCCGAACTGCATGCCGAGCCCCGGGGTGATGACTGGAGGGTCAGCCTGGAAGACCACAGCAGCCAAG GTACTTTGGTCAATAATGTCCGACTCCCAAGAGGTCACAGGCTGGAATTGAGTGATGGAGACCTCCTGACCTTTGGCCCTGAAGGGCCCCCAGGAACCAGCCCCTCGGAGTTCTACTTCATGTTCCAACAAGTACGAGTCAAGCCTCAGGACTTTGCTGCCATTACCATCCCACGGTCTAGGGGAGAAGCCCGGGTTGGGGCTGGTTTCCGGCCTATGCTGCCCTCCCAGGGGGCTCCACAGCGGCCTCTCAGCACCTTCTCCCCTGCCCCCAAGGCCACACTGATCCTAAACTCCATAGGCAGCCTCAGCAAGCTCCGGCCCCAGCCCCTCACCTTCTCCCCTAGTTGGGGTGGACCAAAGAGCCTGCCTGTTCCCGCCCCACCTGGGGAAGTGGGGACCACGCCTTCTGCTCCACCCCAACGCAATCGGAGGAAATCTGTTCACCGAGTGTTGGCGGAACTGGATGATGAGAGTGAGCCTCCTGAGAACCCGCCACCGGTCCTTATGGAGCCCAGGAAGAAACTCCGTGTAGACAAAGCCCCACTGACTCCCACTGG gaGGGAATGA
- the TCF19 gene encoding transcription factor 19 isoform X5: protein MLPCFQLLRIGGGRGGDLYTFHPPAGAGCTYRLGHRADLCDVALRPQQEPGLISGIHAELHAEPRGDDWRVSLEDHSSQGTLVNNVRLPRGHRLELSDGDLLTFGPEGPPGTSPSEFYFMFQQAASASSGPSPSPSPLVGVDQRACLFPPHLGKWGPRLLLHPNAIGGNLFTECWRNWMMRVSLLRTRHRSLWSPGRNSV, encoded by the exons ATGCTGCCCTGCTTCCAACTGCTGCGCATAGGGGGCGGCAGGGGCGGTGATCTCTACACCTTCCACCCCCCCGCCGGGGCTGGCTGCACCTATCGCTTGGGCCACAGGGCCGACCTGTGTGATGTGGCCCTGCGGCCCCAGCAGGAGCCTGGCCTCATCTCTGGGATCCACGCCGAACTGCATGCCGAGCCCCGGGGTGATGACTGGAGGGTCAGCCTGGAAGACCACAGCAGCCAAG GTACTTTGGTCAATAATGTCCGACTCCCAAGAGGTCACAGGCTGGAATTGAGTGATGGAGACCTCCTGACCTTTGGCCCTGAAGGGCCCCCAGGAACCAGCCCCTCGGAGTTCTACTTCATGTTCCAACAA GCAGCCTCAGCAAGCTCCGGCCCCAGCCCCTCACCTTCTCCCCTAGTTGGGGTGGACCAAAGAGCCTGCCTGTTCCCGCCCCACCTGGGGAAGTGGGGACCACGCCTTCTGCTCCACCCCAACGCAATCGGAGGAAATCTGTTCACCGAGTGTTGGCGGAACTGGATGATGAGAGTGAGCCTCCTGAGAACCCGCCACCGGTCCTTATGGAGCCCAGGAAGAAACTCCGTGTAG
- the POU5F1 gene encoding POU domain, class 5, transcription factor 1 isoform 2 (isoform 2 is encoded by transcript variant 3; non-AUG (CUG) translation initiation codon) encodes MGVLFGKVFSQTTICRFEALQLSFKNMCKLRPLLQKWVEEADNNENLQEICKAETLVQARKRKRTSIENRVRGNLENLFLQCPKPTLQQISHIAQQLGLEKDVVRVWFCNRRQKGKRSSSDYAQREDFEAAGSPFSGGPVSFPLAPGPHFGTPGYGSPHFTALYSSVPFPEGEAFPPVSVTTLGSPMHSN; translated from the exons CTGGGGGTTCTATTTG GGAAGGTATTCAGCCAAACGACCATCTGCCGCTTTGAGGCTCTGCAGCTTAGCTTCAAGAACATGTGTAAGCTGCGGCCCTTGCTGCAGAAGTGGGTGGAGGAAGCTGACAACAATGAAAATCTTCAGGAG ATATGCAAAGCAGAAACCCTCGTGCAGGCCCGAAAGAGAAAGCGAACCAGTATCGAGAACCGAGTGAGAGGCAACCTGGAGAATTTGTTCCTGCAGTGCCCGAAACCCACACTGCAGCAGATCAGCCACATCGCCCAGCAGCTTGGGCTCGAGAAGGAT GTGGTCCGAGTGTGGTTCTGTAACCGGCGCCAGAAGGGCAAGCGATCAAGCAGCGACTATGCACAACGAGAGGATTTTGAGGCTGCTGGGTCTCCTTTCTCAGGGGGACCAGTGTCCTTTCCTCTGGCCCCAGGGCCCCATTTTGGTACCCCAGGCTATGGGAGCCCTCACTTCACTGCACTGTACTCCTCGGTCCCTTTCCCTGAGGGGGAAGCCTTTCCCCCTGTCTCTGTCACCACTCTGGGCTCTCCCATGCATTCAAACTGA
- the POU5F1 gene encoding POU domain, class 5, transcription factor 1 isoform 1 (isoform 1 is encoded by transcript variant 1) yields MAGHLASDFAFSPPPGGGGDGPGGPEPGWVDPRTWLSFQGPPGGPGIGPGVGPGSEVWGIPPCPPPYEFCGGMAYCGPQVGVGLVPQGGLETSQPEGEAGVGVESNSDGASPEPCTVTPGAVKLEKEKLEQNPEESQDIKALQKELEQFAKLLKQKRITLGYTQADVGLTLGVLFGKVFSQTTICRFEALQLSFKNMCKLRPLLQKWVEEADNNENLQEICKAETLVQARKRKRTSIENRVRGNLENLFLQCPKPTLQQISHIAQQLGLEKDVVRVWFCNRRQKGKRSSSDYAQREDFEAAGSPFSGGPVSFPLAPGPHFGTPGYGSPHFTALYSSVPFPEGEAFPPVSVTTLGSPMHSN; encoded by the exons ATGGCGGGACACCTGGCTTCGGATTTCGCCTTCTCGCCCCCTccaggtggtggaggtgatgGGCCAGGGGGGCCGGAGCCGGGCTGGGTTGATCCTCGGACCTGGCTAAGCTTCCAAGGCCCTCCTGGAGGGCCAGGAATCGGGCCGGGGGTTGGGCCAGGCTCTGAGGTGTGGGGGATTCCCCCATGCCCCCCGCCGTATGAGTTCTGTGGGGGGATGGCGTACTGTGGGCCCCAGGTTGGAGTGGGGCTAGTGCCCCAAGGCGGCTTGGAGACCTCTCAGCCTGAGGGCGAAGCAGGAGTCGGGGTGGAGAGCAACTCCGATGGGGCCTCCCCGGAGCCCTGCACCGTCACCCCTGGTGCCGTGAAGCTGGAGAAGGAGAAGCTGGAGCAAAACCCGGAGGAG TCCCAGGACATCAAAGCTCTGCAGAAAGAACTCGAGCAATTTGCCAAGCTCCTGAAGCAGAAGAGGATCACCCTGGGATATACACAGGCCGATGTGGGGCTCACCCTGGGGGTTCTATTTG GGAAGGTATTCAGCCAAACGACCATCTGCCGCTTTGAGGCTCTGCAGCTTAGCTTCAAGAACATGTGTAAGCTGCGGCCCTTGCTGCAGAAGTGGGTGGAGGAAGCTGACAACAATGAAAATCTTCAGGAG ATATGCAAAGCAGAAACCCTCGTGCAGGCCCGAAAGAGAAAGCGAACCAGTATCGAGAACCGAGTGAGAGGCAACCTGGAGAATTTGTTCCTGCAGTGCCCGAAACCCACACTGCAGCAGATCAGCCACATCGCCCAGCAGCTTGGGCTCGAGAAGGAT GTGGTCCGAGTGTGGTTCTGTAACCGGCGCCAGAAGGGCAAGCGATCAAGCAGCGACTATGCACAACGAGAGGATTTTGAGGCTGCTGGGTCTCCTTTCTCAGGGGGACCAGTGTCCTTTCCTCTGGCCCCAGGGCCCCATTTTGGTACCCCAGGCTATGGGAGCCCTCACTTCACTGCACTGTACTCCTCGGTCCCTTTCCCTGAGGGGGAAGCCTTTCCCCCTGTCTCTGTCACCACTCTGGGCTCTCCCATGCATTCAAACTGA
- the POU5F1 gene encoding POU domain, class 5, transcription factor 1 isoform 3 (isoform 3 is encoded by transcript variant 5) yields the protein MHFYRLFLGATRRFLNPEWKGEIDNWCVYVLTSLLPFKIQSQDIKALQKELEQFAKLLKQKRITLGYTQADVGLTLGVLFGKVFSQTTICRFEALQLSFKNMCKLRPLLQKWVEEADNNENLQEICKAETLVQARKRKRTSIENRVRGNLENLFLQCPKPTLQQISHIAQQLGLEKDVVRVWFCNRRQKGKRSSSDYAQREDFEAAGSPFSGGPVSFPLAPGPHFGTPGYGSPHFTALYSSVPFPEGEAFPPVSVTTLGSPMHSN from the exons ATGCACTTCTACAGACTATTCCTTGGGGCCACACGTAGGTTCTTGAATCCCGAATGGAAAGGGGAGATTGATAACTGGTGTGTTTATGTTCTTACAAGtcttctgccttttaaaatccAGTCCCAGGACATCAAAGCTCTGCAGAAAGAACTCGAGCAATTTGCCAAGCTCCTGAAGCAGAAGAGGATCACCCTGGGATATACACAGGCCGATGTGGGGCTCACCCTGGGGGTTCTATTTG GGAAGGTATTCAGCCAAACGACCATCTGCCGCTTTGAGGCTCTGCAGCTTAGCTTCAAGAACATGTGTAAGCTGCGGCCCTTGCTGCAGAAGTGGGTGGAGGAAGCTGACAACAATGAAAATCTTCAGGAG ATATGCAAAGCAGAAACCCTCGTGCAGGCCCGAAAGAGAAAGCGAACCAGTATCGAGAACCGAGTGAGAGGCAACCTGGAGAATTTGTTCCTGCAGTGCCCGAAACCCACACTGCAGCAGATCAGCCACATCGCCCAGCAGCTTGGGCTCGAGAAGGAT GTGGTCCGAGTGTGGTTCTGTAACCGGCGCCAGAAGGGCAAGCGATCAAGCAGCGACTATGCACAACGAGAGGATTTTGAGGCTGCTGGGTCTCCTTTCTCAGGGGGACCAGTGTCCTTTCCTCTGGCCCCAGGGCCCCATTTTGGTACCCCAGGCTATGGGAGCCCTCACTTCACTGCACTGTACTCCTCGGTCCCTTTCCCTGAGGGGGAAGCCTTTCCCCCTGTCTCTGTCACCACTCTGGGCTCTCCCATGCATTCAAACTGA